The following DNA comes from Vibrio gigantis.
AGTTGAGAACCCAACTTGGCGTGCTCAATTCGTTGGTAAGAAATTATTCGACGAAAACCACAAACCTGCTATTCAGGTTGTTAAAGGTGGCGCTCCTCAAGGTTCTGAGCACGGTGTTGATGGCCTTTCTGGTGCAACACTGACTAGCGTTGGTGTTCAACATACATTTGACTTCTGGTTAGGTGATATGGGCTTTGGTCCGTTCCTAGCAAAAGTTCGTGACGGAGGTCTGAACTAATGTCTAGTGCAAAAGAAATTAAAAAGAGCATCTTAGCGCCGGTGTTGGACAACAACCCAATCGCGCTACAGGTTCTTGGTGTGTGTTCTGCTCTTGCGGTAACCACTAAGCTAGAAACAGCATTTGTTATGACTATCGCGGTAATGTTCGTTACTGCTCTGTCTAACTTCTTCGTTTCTTTGATCCGTAACCACATTCCTAACAGCGTGCGTATCATCGTTCAGATGGCAATTATCGCATCATTAGTAATCGTGGTAGACCAAGTGCTTAAAGCATACCTATACGATATCTCTAAACAGCTATCTGTATTCGTAGGCCTAATCATTACTAACTGTATTGTAATGGGTCGTGCTGAAGCATTCGCAATGAAGTCTGCGCCAATCCCATCTCTAATCGATGGTCTTGGTAACGGTCTTGGTTACGGTTTCGTTCTTATCACTGTTGGTTTCTTCCGTGAGCTTCTAGGCTCTGGCAAACTATTTGGTATGGAAGTACTACCTCTAGTGAGCAACGGTGGTTGGTATCAGCCAAACGGCTTGATGCTTCTAGCACCTTCTGCATTCTTCCTAATTGGTTTCTTGATTTGGGCAATTCGTGTGTTCAAACCAGAACAAGTAGAAGCGAAGGGGTAAGGTAGTCATGGAACATTATATTAGTCTGCTAGTTAAATCGATTTTCATCGAAAACATGGCGCTTTCTTTCTTCCTAGGTATGTGTACATTCCTAGCGGTATCTAAGAAAGTTAAAACTTCTTTTGGTCTTGGTGTTGCGGTAGTTGTAGTACTTACAATCGCTGTTCCTGTAAACAACCTTGTTTACACACACATCCTGAAAGAAAACGCGCTTGTTGAAGGTGTCGATTTAAGTTTCCTTAACTTCATCGCATTTATCGGTGTTATCGCGGCACTTGTACAAATCCTA
Coding sequences within:
- a CDS encoding NADH:ubiquinone reductase (Na(+)-transporting) subunit D, whose protein sequence is MSSAKEIKKSILAPVLDNNPIALQVLGVCSALAVTTKLETAFVMTIAVMFVTALSNFFVSLIRNHIPNSVRIIVQMAIIASLVIVVDQVLKAYLYDISKQLSVFVGLIITNCIVMGRAEAFAMKSAPIPSLIDGLGNGLGYGFVLITVGFFRELLGSGKLFGMEVLPLVSNGGWYQPNGLMLLAPSAFFLIGFLIWAIRVFKPEQVEAKG